In one window of Enoplosus armatus isolate fEnoArm2 chromosome 7, fEnoArm2.hap1, whole genome shotgun sequence DNA:
- the bend5 gene encoding BEN domain-containing protein 5 isoform X1, translating to MYAFVRFFEDDMCYALPVSNVEAFRPLHKTDFDNQKVYLVHRTEENGSAGQPCEAQILALADTVEEFEDSIMQKKMKIPKMSIKNSGNSIENSFGEDRMPLRHKKALSQDHGRPLSNSSKSLAAVVARLERNAASSCMEGEEDLDEDRLAEEGEDADDEDEDMEAEHQQHHHQQQQHLEVDTDCVSGVAAAVVPRVLYEELVHSYRQQEEEMRRLQQELERTRRQLVQQAKKLKEYGSLLTEVKELRDFNRRLQDVLLMRLGSEPMHDNGTQTIKAEVVEPIVEAQETCREEANTSSSYSPSPRTVYTCNDGKVHLGGGIWVEEEKWHQLQRTQGDSKFTKNLAVMIWGTETLKNRSVTGVATKKKKDALPKPPLSPSKLKIVRECLYDRVSQETADSAEITQRLSKVNKYICEKIMDINKSIKNEERRESKLLIRQTVKMENFTYDGM from the exons ATGTATGCTTTTGTTAGATTCTTTGAAGACGATATGTGCTACGCGTTACCCGTTTCAAATGTCGAAGCTTTCAGACCTCTGCACAAAACAGATTTTGATAATCAGAAGGTGTATCTGGTTCACAGAACTGAAGAGAATGGCAGCGCAGGCCAGCCGTGCGAAGCACAGATCCTTGCCCTTGCAG ATACAGTGGAGGAATTTGAAGACAGTATAATGCAAAAGAAGATGAAAATTCCCAAGATGTCCATCAAGAATTCAGGAAACTCTATTGAAAACAGTTTTGGAGAGGACAGAATGCCACTCAGGCATAAAAAG GCCCTGTCTCAGGACCATGGACGCCCCCTTTCCAACTCCTCCAAGAGCCTGGCAGCAGTAGTGGCTCGCCTTGAGAGGAATGCAGCCAGCTCCTGTATGGAGGGCGAAGAGGACCTGGATGAGGACCGGCTggctgaggagggggaggatgcAGACGACGAAGATGAAGATATGGAGGCAGAGCATCAGCAACATCAtcaccagcagcaacagcatTTGGAGGTGGACACTGATTGTGTGTCTGGGGTAGCTGCAGCTGTGGTTCCTCGGGTCCTTTACGAGGAGCTGGTTCATAGTTACAggcaacaggaggaggagatgaggaggctgcagcaggagctggagagaaCCCGCAGGCAGCTGGTGCAGCAGGCCAAGAAGCTGAAGGAATATGGCAGCTTGCTGACAGAAGTCAAAGAACTGAGGGACTTCAACAGGAGGCTGCAAGACGTACTTCTCATGAGACTGGGCAGCG AGCCTATGCATGACAATGGCACTCAGACAATCAAGGCTGAAGTGGTTGAACCCATTGTTGAGGCGCAGGAGACATGCAGAGAAGAAGCCAACACCAGTTCCAGCTACTCGCCCTCACCCAGGACAGTATACACCTGCAACGATGGGAAG GTACACCTCGGTGGAGGGATCTGGGTGGAAGAGGAGAAGTGGCACCAGCTGCAGCGAACCCAGGGAGACTCCAAATTCACAAAGAACCTGGCTGTAATGATCTGGGGCACAGAAACCCTCAAGAACCGTAGTGTCACTGGAGTGGCcaccaaaaagaagaaagatgcCCTGCCCAAACCTCCACTGTCGCCCAGCAAACTGAAAATCGTCAGAG AGTGTCTCTACGACAGAGTGTCTCAAGAGACAGCCGACAGTGCAGAGATTACGCAGAGACTGTCCAAAGTGAACAAGTACATTTGTGAAAAGATAATGGACATCAACAAGTCCATCAAGAACGAGGAGCGGCGGGAGTCCAAGCTGCtcatcagacagacagtcaagATGGAGAACTTCACCTATGATGGCATGTAG
- the bend5 gene encoding BEN domain-containing protein 5 isoform X2 gives MYAFVRFFEDDMCYALPVSNVEAFRPLHKTDFDNQKVYLVHRTEENGSAGQPCEAQILALADTVEEFEDSIMQKKMKIPKMSIKNSGNSIENSFGEDRMPLRHKKALSQDHGRPLSNSSKSLAAVVARLERNAASSCMEGEEDLDEDRLAEEGEDADDEAVVPRVLYEELVHSYRQQEEEMRRLQQELERTRRQLVQQAKKLKEYGSLLTEVKELRDFNRRLQDVLLMRLGSEPMHDNGTQTIKAEVVEPIVEAQETCREEANTSSSYSPSPRTVYTCNDGKVHLGGGIWVEEEKWHQLQRTQGDSKFTKNLAVMIWGTETLKNRSVTGVATKKKKDALPKPPLSPSKLKIVRECLYDRVSQETADSAEITQRLSKVNKYICEKIMDINKSIKNEERRESKLLIRQTVKMENFTYDGM, from the exons ATGTATGCTTTTGTTAGATTCTTTGAAGACGATATGTGCTACGCGTTACCCGTTTCAAATGTCGAAGCTTTCAGACCTCTGCACAAAACAGATTTTGATAATCAGAAGGTGTATCTGGTTCACAGAACTGAAGAGAATGGCAGCGCAGGCCAGCCGTGCGAAGCACAGATCCTTGCCCTTGCAG ATACAGTGGAGGAATTTGAAGACAGTATAATGCAAAAGAAGATGAAAATTCCCAAGATGTCCATCAAGAATTCAGGAAACTCTATTGAAAACAGTTTTGGAGAGGACAGAATGCCACTCAGGCATAAAAAG GCCCTGTCTCAGGACCATGGACGCCCCCTTTCCAACTCCTCCAAGAGCCTGGCAGCAGTAGTGGCTCGCCTTGAGAGGAATGCAGCCAGCTCCTGTATGGAGGGCGAAGAGGACCTGGATGAGGACCGGCTggctgaggagggggaggatgcAGACGACGA AGCTGTGGTTCCTCGGGTCCTTTACGAGGAGCTGGTTCATAGTTACAggcaacaggaggaggagatgaggaggctgcagcaggagctggagagaaCCCGCAGGCAGCTGGTGCAGCAGGCCAAGAAGCTGAAGGAATATGGCAGCTTGCTGACAGAAGTCAAAGAACTGAGGGACTTCAACAGGAGGCTGCAAGACGTACTTCTCATGAGACTGGGCAGCG AGCCTATGCATGACAATGGCACTCAGACAATCAAGGCTGAAGTGGTTGAACCCATTGTTGAGGCGCAGGAGACATGCAGAGAAGAAGCCAACACCAGTTCCAGCTACTCGCCCTCACCCAGGACAGTATACACCTGCAACGATGGGAAG GTACACCTCGGTGGAGGGATCTGGGTGGAAGAGGAGAAGTGGCACCAGCTGCAGCGAACCCAGGGAGACTCCAAATTCACAAAGAACCTGGCTGTAATGATCTGGGGCACAGAAACCCTCAAGAACCGTAGTGTCACTGGAGTGGCcaccaaaaagaagaaagatgcCCTGCCCAAACCTCCACTGTCGCCCAGCAAACTGAAAATCGTCAGAG AGTGTCTCTACGACAGAGTGTCTCAAGAGACAGCCGACAGTGCAGAGATTACGCAGAGACTGTCCAAAGTGAACAAGTACATTTGTGAAAAGATAATGGACATCAACAAGTCCATCAAGAACGAGGAGCGGCGGGAGTCCAAGCTGCtcatcagacagacagtcaagATGGAGAACTTCACCTATGATGGCATGTAG